A genomic stretch from Bacillus sp. N1-1 includes:
- a CDS encoding Hsp20/alpha crystallin family protein, producing MGDYWSQMYDWRNKMNKFMGDDFWTDFQDMFASNGPLVNLYEAGNELICTVYLPGIKKIDDVDVYIHYRTLKVKGQTTMNLKGYRNVQEEYKHGPFERIVELPFPVRDKPIDASYKRGILLIHLHRLIESREEKKRLKITDVDES from the coding sequence ATGGGGGACTACTGGAGTCAAATGTATGATTGGCGAAATAAGATGAATAAATTCATGGGTGATGACTTCTGGACAGATTTTCAGGATATGTTCGCTTCGAACGGTCCACTTGTCAATCTTTACGAAGCAGGAAACGAACTTATTTGCACCGTCTACCTTCCCGGAATTAAGAAAATCGATGATGTGGATGTTTACATTCATTATAGAACACTTAAAGTAAAAGGTCAGACGACAATGAACCTTAAAGGGTATCGAAACGTTCAGGAGGAGTATAAGCATGGCCCATTTGAGCGCATTGTTGAACTTCCTTTTCCCGTTCGCGACAAACCGATTGATGCGAGTTATAAAAGAGGCATTCTATTAATTCATCTTCATAGACTCATTGAATCAAGAGAAGAGAAAAAGCGCCTGAAAATTACAGATGTAGACGAATCCTAA
- a CDS encoding DUF2179 domain-containing protein, producing the protein MLDSGLGMVATIFVINIVYVSFLTMRTILTLKGQRYLAAITGTIEIAIYVIGLGLVLDNLGQIQNVIAYALGFGVGIIVGMKIEEYLALGYITVNAITTKLEDDIPNKLRDIGYGVTHYLAHGRQGERLVMQVLTSRKSERKLYKAIEDLDPKAFVISYEPRTFQGGFWVRKIRR; encoded by the coding sequence ATGCTAGATAGTGGTCTTGGCATGGTTGCTACCATTTTTGTTATTAATATCGTATATGTATCGTTTCTTACGATGCGTACGATACTTACACTTAAAGGTCAGCGATACCTTGCAGCAATTACTGGAACAATTGAAATTGCAATATATGTTATAGGGCTTGGTCTTGTCCTCGATAACCTAGGGCAAATTCAAAACGTTATTGCATACGCCCTTGGTTTTGGTGTTGGAATTATCGTTGGGATGAAGATTGAAGAATACCTTGCGCTTGGTTATATCACAGTGAATGCTATTACAACAAAGCTTGAAGATGATATTCCCAATAAATTAAGAGATATCGGATATGGCGTTACCCATTACCTCGCCCATGGTAGACAGGGTGAACGTCTGGTGATGCAAGTACTAACGTCGCGTAAATCGGAAAGAAAGCTTTATAAAGCGATTGAAGACCTTGATCCGAAAGCTTTCGTTATCTCTTATGAACCCCGTACCTTCCAGGGTGGATTCTGGGTTAGAAAAATTCGGAGGTAA
- a CDS encoding NETI motif-containing protein, with amino-acid sequence MEKKAKKKKFEVHENESLSDCLKRMDDEGYMPVRRREEPVFKESKSSKEPELAGRKIVFDGKLK; translated from the coding sequence ATGGAAAAGAAAGCGAAGAAAAAGAAGTTCGAGGTTCATGAAAATGAATCACTTTCTGACTGTTTAAAACGAATGGATGACGAAGGGTATATGCCTGTAAGACGGAGGGAAGAACCTGTCTTTAAAGAAAGTAAGAGTTCTAAAGAACCTGAGCTAGCTGGTCGGAAAATTGTTTTTGATGGAAAGTTAAAGTAA
- the purE gene encoding 5-(carboxyamino)imidazole ribonucleotide mutase: protein MNAKVGVIMGSTSDWDTMKHACDILEELQVPYEKKVVSAHRTPELMFEYAGSARERGLNVIIAGAGGAAHLPGMVAAKTTLPVIGVPVQSRTLNGLDSLLSIVQMPGGVPVATVAIGKAGAKNAGLLAAQILSTGDETIEKKLSEYRIQMKETVLESSDSL from the coding sequence ATGAACGCAAAAGTTGGCGTCATCATGGGAAGCACTTCTGATTGGGATACGATGAAGCATGCCTGTGACATACTAGAAGAACTTCAAGTACCGTACGAGAAAAAAGTTGTTTCGGCTCATCGAACGCCGGAATTGATGTTTGAATATGCAGGATCGGCAAGAGAACGTGGCTTGAACGTCATCATTGCTGGTGCTGGTGGTGCTGCGCACTTACCAGGCATGGTAGCAGCGAAAACAACCCTTCCAGTCATTGGTGTCCCTGTTCAATCGCGCACATTAAACGGTTTAGATTCTCTCCTTTCGATCGTTCAAATGCCAGGCGGCGTACCTGTTGCAACCGTGGCGATTGGAAAAGCGGGAGCGAAAAATGCTGGGTTGCTTGCTGCGCAAATCTTAAGTACAGGTGATGAAACGATCGAGAAGAAGCTTAGCGAATATCGAATTCAGATGAAAGAAACCGTACTTGAAAGTAGTGACAGCTTATGA
- the purK gene encoding 5-(carboxyamino)imidazole ribonucleotide synthase, translated as MRKTILPGSTIGILGGGQLGRMMALKAREMGYQIAVLEPKENSPCGQVSDHEVVSGYDDLDGARRLADLSDVITYEFENITHDTARWLEENAYMPQGGELLRVTQDRYVEKKAIQDSGLRVAPFETVDSKQDLKVALEKIGLPSVLKTRTGGYDGKGQWVLKTEKDVEALTFPNVPCILESWVPFQKELSVIVTRSVKGETTTFPVGENVHVNNILHQTIVPARIDEAVKTKADEIGKKIANSLQLVGTLAVELFLKDNEIYVNELAPRPHNSGHYTMEACETSQFEQHIRAICGLPLGNTELLKPVVMGNLLGQHVTPLMNSISELGDAKLHLYGKDEAKPNRKMGHINFLAASTEEAIKRMNSWKLWQ; from the coding sequence ATGAGAAAAACCATTTTACCAGGAAGTACAATTGGGATTTTAGGTGGCGGACAGCTAGGAAGAATGATGGCGTTAAAGGCGAGAGAGATGGGCTATCAAATTGCAGTTCTTGAACCAAAAGAAAATTCGCCTTGCGGTCAAGTTTCGGACCATGAAGTGGTTAGTGGCTATGATGATTTGGATGGCGCCCGTAGGCTAGCTGATTTAAGTGATGTGATTACTTATGAATTTGAAAATATTACACACGATACAGCAAGATGGTTGGAAGAAAATGCGTATATGCCTCAGGGGGGAGAACTCCTTAGGGTGACGCAAGATCGCTATGTTGAGAAAAAAGCGATTCAAGATTCGGGTCTGCGCGTAGCACCATTTGAAACGGTCGATTCTAAACAAGATCTTAAGGTTGCGCTTGAGAAGATTGGCCTCCCTTCAGTCCTTAAAACACGTACGGGTGGTTATGATGGAAAAGGACAGTGGGTACTTAAAACGGAAAAAGATGTTGAAGCTCTCACTTTTCCGAACGTACCTTGTATTCTTGAAAGCTGGGTTCCGTTTCAAAAAGAGCTCTCCGTGATCGTGACCCGCAGTGTAAAAGGGGAAACAACTACTTTCCCGGTAGGTGAGAACGTTCATGTGAACAATATTCTTCATCAAACGATCGTTCCTGCTCGAATAGACGAAGCGGTCAAAACCAAAGCGGATGAGATCGGAAAAAAGATTGCAAATTCACTTCAACTTGTTGGAACACTTGCAGTTGAGCTATTTCTTAAAGATAATGAGATTTATGTGAATGAGCTTGCACCACGTCCGCATAATTCTGGTCATTATACGATGGAGGCTTGTGAGACATCACAATTTGAGCAGCATATTCGAGCGATATGTGGATTGCCGCTTGGAAACACAGAACTGTTAAAACCTGTGGTGATGGGAAACTTGCTCGGTCAGCATGTTACCCCACTAATGAACAGTATTTCAGAGCTAGGGGACGCAAAGCTACATTTATATGGGAAAGACGAAGCAAAGCCTAATCGGAAAATGGGACACATTAACTTTCTTGCCGCTTCAACAGAAGAAGCAATAAAACGAATGAACTCATGGAAGTTATGGCAGTAA
- the purB gene encoding adenylosuccinate lyase has translation MIERYTRPEMGAIWTEENRYNAWLEVEILACEAWAELGIIPKEDVQKIRENAGFSVDRIHEIEEETRHDVVAFTRAVSETLGEERKWVHYGLTSTDVVDTALSYQLNQANDLLIKDIEKFIDVLKAKAQEHKYTVMMGRTHGVHAEPTTFGLKMALWYEEMKRNLERFKTASDNVRFGKLSGAVGTYANIDPFIEQYVCEKLGLQAAPISTQTLQRDRHAHYMSALALVATSIEKFAVEIRGLQKSETREVEEFFAKGQKGSSAMPHKRNPIGSENMTGMARVIRGYMTTAYENVPLWHERDISHSSAERVILPDATIALNYMLNRFAGIVSKLTVFPENMKRNMTRTYGLIYSQRVLLSLIDKGMAREAAYDLVQPKAMDAWERGIQFRELVEADPKITDQLSEAEIEDCFDYNYHLKPVDMIFERLGL, from the coding sequence ATGATTGAACGTTATACTCGCCCTGAAATGGGAGCGATTTGGACAGAGGAAAACCGCTACAATGCGTGGCTTGAAGTAGAAATCTTAGCATGTGAAGCTTGGGCAGAACTTGGCATTATACCGAAAGAAGATGTCCAAAAGATCCGAGAAAACGCTGGTTTCAGCGTTGATCGCATTCATGAGATTGAAGAAGAAACACGTCATGATGTTGTGGCTTTTACAAGAGCCGTATCTGAAACGCTTGGAGAAGAACGGAAGTGGGTGCACTACGGTCTTACATCAACGGATGTCGTTGATACAGCACTTTCTTATCAGTTGAATCAAGCGAACGACCTTTTAATTAAAGACATTGAGAAATTCATTGACGTGCTTAAAGCAAAAGCACAGGAGCATAAGTACACAGTCATGATGGGGAGAACTCACGGTGTTCATGCAGAGCCAACAACGTTTGGTCTTAAAATGGCGCTATGGTATGAAGAAATGAAGCGTAACCTTGAAAGATTCAAAACAGCTTCAGATAACGTTCGATTCGGTAAACTATCTGGGGCAGTTGGAACATATGCAAACATTGATCCATTTATCGAGCAGTATGTTTGTGAAAAACTTGGCCTTCAAGCAGCGCCGATTTCTACACAAACGCTTCAGCGTGATCGTCATGCTCATTACATGTCCGCTCTAGCACTTGTTGCAACATCGATTGAAAAGTTTGCTGTTGAAATTCGCGGTCTACAAAAGAGTGAAACGCGTGAAGTAGAGGAGTTTTTCGCGAAAGGACAAAAGGGATCTTCCGCTATGCCACATAAGCGTAACCCGATTGGTTCTGAAAATATGACTGGAATGGCACGTGTGATTCGTGGCTATATGACAACAGCTTACGAGAACGTTCCTCTCTGGCATGAGCGTGATATTTCTCATTCTTCAGCAGAGCGTGTCATTCTTCCGGATGCAACGATTGCGCTCAACTATATGCTTAATCGTTTTGCAGGAATTGTTTCGAAACTAACGGTCTTTCCTGAGAACATGAAGCGCAATATGACAAGAACATACGGCTTGATTTACAGTCAGCGCGTTCTTTTGTCCCTTATTGATAAAGGCATGGCGCGTGAAGCGGCGTATGATCTCGTTCAACCAAAAGCAATGGATGCTTGGGAAAGAGGCATTCAATTTAGAGAGCTAGTTGAAGCGGATCCTAAGATTACAGATCAGCTTAGTGAAGCAGAAATTGAAGATTGCTTTGACTACAATTACCACCTGAAGCCGGTGGATATGATTTTTGAACGTCTCGGACTTTAA
- the purC gene encoding phosphoribosylaminoimidazolesuccinocarboxamide synthase: MEKQALLYEGKAKRIYATNEAEVVWVAYKDSATAYNGEKKATITGKGRLNNEITSLLFDYLKSAGIESHFIEKLSSTEQLVKRVSIIPLEVVVRNIAAGSFSKRTGVEEGKLLKQPIVEFYYKNDDLGDPLLTLDHVLELELATEETVQELKERALKINTLLRGYFLERDVKLVDFKLEFGVTPEGKILLADEISPDTCRLWDSKTNEKLDKDVFRRDIGNLTEAYEQILTRLGGSESCTK; encoded by the coding sequence ATGGAAAAGCAAGCATTGTTGTACGAAGGAAAAGCAAAGAGAATTTACGCAACGAATGAAGCAGAAGTTGTCTGGGTCGCGTACAAAGATTCAGCAACCGCTTATAACGGGGAGAAGAAAGCAACGATTACAGGCAAAGGTCGCCTGAACAATGAGATTACAAGCCTGCTCTTTGATTATTTAAAAAGTGCTGGCATTGAAAGTCATTTTATTGAAAAGCTTTCTTCTACTGAACAGCTTGTTAAACGCGTTTCAATTATTCCACTTGAAGTGGTTGTTCGAAACATCGCAGCTGGGAGCTTTTCCAAACGCACGGGTGTGGAAGAAGGAAAGTTACTAAAACAGCCGATCGTTGAATTTTATTACAAGAATGATGACCTTGGTGATCCTCTTCTCACGCTTGATCACGTGTTAGAACTTGAACTTGCAACAGAAGAAACCGTTCAAGAATTAAAAGAACGCGCATTAAAGATCAATACGCTATTACGTGGTTACTTTCTTGAACGTGACGTAAAGCTCGTTGATTTTAAATTAGAGTTTGGTGTCACACCGGAAGGCAAGATCCTGTTGGCTGATGAGATTTCTCCGGATACTTGTCGACTATGGGACAGTAAAACAAACGAAAAGTTAGATAAAGACGTGTTTCGAAGAGATATTGGAAATTTGACAGAAGCGTACGAACAAATTTTAACTCGCCTGGGGGGCTCCGAATCATGTACAAAGTAA
- the purS gene encoding phosphoribosylformylglycinamidine synthase subunit PurS produces MYKVKVYVTLKESVLDPQGSAVKNSLHSLSYHEVEDVRIGKYMELTVKDTENLDQRIKEICEKLLANTVIEDYTYEIEEGVAQ; encoded by the coding sequence ATGTACAAAGTAAAAGTCTATGTAACGTTAAAAGAAAGTGTTCTAGATCCGCAAGGAAGTGCTGTGAAAAATTCATTACACAGCCTTTCGTATCATGAAGTGGAGGACGTACGGATTGGGAAATACATGGAACTCACAGTGAAAGATACGGAGAACCTGGATCAGCGAATTAAAGAAATTTGCGAGAAGCTTCTAGCGAATACGGTTATTGAAGACTACACCTATGAAATCGAGGAGGGAGTCGCACAGTGA
- the purQ gene encoding phosphoribosylformylglycinamidine synthase subunit PurQ, whose protein sequence is MKFAVIVFPGSNCDVDMYHAIKDELGEEAVYVRYDEQNLANYDAILLPGGFSYGDYLRSGAIARFAPIMPEVVKAAEAGKPILGVCNGFQILLEAGLLPGAMKRNKNLKFMCRPVTLRVQNNETMFTSAYDKEEEITIPIAHGEGNYYCDEATLATLKQENRIAFTYADNPNGSVEDIAGIVNEKGNVLGMMPHPERAVDELLGSGDGLNLFKSILRNWRESHVTHA, encoded by the coding sequence GTGAAATTTGCGGTGATTGTGTTCCCGGGTTCTAACTGCGATGTGGATATGTATCACGCCATCAAAGATGAGCTTGGAGAAGAAGCGGTTTATGTCCGGTACGATGAGCAAAATCTAGCAAACTATGATGCGATTCTTCTACCAGGCGGTTTCTCTTACGGAGATTACCTTCGCAGTGGTGCCATTGCTCGTTTTGCGCCGATTATGCCTGAGGTAGTAAAGGCAGCTGAAGCAGGGAAACCGATCCTCGGTGTTTGTAATGGATTCCAAATTCTCTTGGAAGCAGGTCTGTTACCAGGAGCGATGAAGCGAAATAAAAATCTGAAGTTTATGTGTCGTCCAGTTACACTACGCGTTCAAAACAATGAAACGATGTTTACTTCAGCTTATGACAAAGAAGAAGAAATCACGATTCCAATCGCACACGGAGAAGGAAACTACTATTGCGATGAGGCGACACTTGCGACACTGAAGCAGGAAAATCGTATTGCGTTTACCTATGCGGATAATCCGAACGGCTCGGTTGAAGATATTGCTGGGATCGTAAACGAAAAGGGAAACGTCCTCGGTATGATGCCTCACCCTGAACGAGCGGTAGATGAGCTGTTAGGAAGTGGAGATGGATTAAATCTATTTAAATCGATATTACGCAACTGGAGGGAATCCCATGTCACACATGCATGA
- the purL gene encoding phosphoribosylformylglycinamidine synthase subunit PurL translates to MSHMHEPTPEMIKDQKLYSQMGLTDEEFGMVEEILGRTPNYTETGLFSVMWSEHCSYKNSKPVLKKFPITGERVLQGPGEGAGIVDIGDEQAVVFKIESHNHPSAIEPYQGAATGVGGIIRDVFSMGARPIALLNSLRFGELSNPKVKYLFEEVVAGIAGYGNCIGIPTVGGEVQFDSSYDGNPLVNAMCVGLIDHKDIQKGIASGAGNTVMYVGASTGRDGIHGATFASEELTDASDEKRPAVQVGDPFMEKLLLEACLELVHCDALVGIQDMGAAGLTSSASEMASKAGMGLEMNLDEVPQREKGMTPYEMMLSESQERMLVVVKKGHEAEIKAITDRWGLLAKEVGVVTEDKRFRLLHQGEVVADVPVDALAEEAPVYHKPSRIPEYYIENQQLHKSIPEVEDAKEMLYTLLGQPTISSKEWVFDQYDYMVRTNTVVAPGSDAAVVRVRGTNKGLAMTTDCNSRYLYLDPEVGGQIAVAEAARNIVCSGGEPLAITDCLNFGNPEKPEIFWQIEKATDGMSEACRMLNAPVIGGNVSLYNETNGIAVYPTPVVGMVGLVHDLSHVTTQHFKKEGNLIYMLGETGDDFGGSELQKYLDGKISGQAPTLNLEIEKERQNQLLTAIQDGLVESAHDLAEGGLSVALAESLIGTELGANVRIDGDITTDLFSETQSRFLVSIKGEHQQAFEQRTGATLIGEVTGTGVLTIMHEDETHIFDAPVQELEAAWKGAIPCLVKSKA, encoded by the coding sequence ATGTCACACATGCATGAACCAACACCTGAGATGATTAAAGACCAGAAACTCTACAGTCAGATGGGCTTAACAGATGAAGAGTTCGGTATGGTGGAAGAGATTCTTGGCCGAACACCGAATTACACGGAAACGGGGCTATTTTCCGTTATGTGGTCGGAACACTGTAGCTACAAGAATTCAAAACCAGTGCTGAAAAAATTCCCGATCACAGGTGAGCGCGTTCTTCAAGGTCCTGGTGAAGGTGCCGGAATTGTTGATATCGGTGACGAGCAGGCAGTCGTGTTTAAGATTGAAAGCCATAACCATCCATCTGCAATCGAGCCTTATCAAGGTGCGGCAACAGGAGTTGGCGGCATTATCCGTGACGTTTTCTCGATGGGAGCGCGTCCTATTGCTCTTCTTAATTCACTTCGATTTGGTGAACTTAGCAATCCGAAAGTGAAGTATCTGTTTGAAGAAGTTGTTGCTGGTATTGCAGGGTACGGAAACTGTATTGGAATCCCAACGGTAGGTGGAGAAGTACAGTTCGATTCTTCTTACGATGGAAACCCACTTGTGAACGCGATGTGTGTTGGCTTAATCGATCATAAAGACATTCAAAAAGGAATTGCATCTGGAGCTGGGAACACGGTGATGTACGTTGGTGCGAGCACTGGACGTGACGGCATCCACGGCGCAACCTTCGCATCTGAAGAATTGACAGATGCTTCTGACGAAAAGCGCCCTGCTGTTCAAGTAGGGGATCCGTTCATGGAAAAGCTTCTGCTTGAAGCGTGTCTTGAGCTTGTTCATTGTGATGCGCTTGTTGGCATTCAGGATATGGGTGCAGCGGGTCTAACATCTTCAGCTTCAGAAATGGCGAGTAAGGCAGGAATGGGCCTCGAAATGAATCTTGATGAAGTTCCACAGCGCGAAAAAGGAATGACGCCATATGAAATGATGCTATCTGAGTCACAGGAGCGAATGCTTGTTGTGGTGAAGAAAGGGCACGAAGCTGAGATCAAAGCCATTACAGATCGCTGGGGTCTTTTAGCGAAAGAGGTTGGGGTTGTAACAGAAGATAAGCGGTTCCGACTTCTTCATCAAGGGGAAGTAGTGGCAGATGTCCCGGTTGATGCACTTGCTGAAGAAGCGCCTGTATATCATAAGCCTTCTCGTATTCCCGAGTACTATATTGAGAATCAACAGCTTCATAAATCAATTCCTGAGGTGGAAGATGCGAAGGAAATGCTTTATACACTACTAGGTCAGCCGACGATTTCAAGCAAGGAATGGGTTTTTGATCAGTATGACTATATGGTGCGTACGAATACGGTTGTAGCACCAGGATCAGATGCTGCAGTTGTCCGCGTGCGTGGAACGAACAAAGGGTTAGCGATGACGACGGATTGTAATTCACGTTATTTATATCTCGATCCTGAAGTAGGCGGTCAGATCGCGGTTGCAGAAGCGGCGCGTAATATCGTTTGTTCAGGTGGCGAGCCATTAGCGATTACAGATTGCTTAAACTTTGGTAACCCTGAAAAACCAGAGATTTTCTGGCAAATTGAAAAAGCAACAGATGGTATGAGTGAAGCGTGTCGTATGTTAAATGCACCTGTTATAGGTGGGAACGTGTCACTTTATAATGAAACGAACGGCATTGCCGTATATCCAACACCGGTAGTTGGAATGGTCGGTCTCGTTCATGATCTTAGTCATGTTACAACGCAGCATTTTAAAAAAGAAGGAAACTTGATTTACATGCTTGGCGAAACGGGAGACGATTTTGGCGGTAGCGAGCTTCAAAAGTACCTTGATGGTAAGATTTCAGGTCAAGCCCCTACCCTTAATCTTGAAATTGAAAAAGAACGCCAAAACCAACTTCTAACCGCAATTCAAGATGGTCTTGTTGAATCAGCTCACGATCTCGCGGAAGGCGGCCTTAGTGTTGCCCTTGCAGAATCGCTCATTGGCACAGAGCTTGGAGCCAACGTAAGGATTGACGGAGATATCACGACAGACCTTTTTAGTGAAACACAATCTCGTTTTCTTGTAAGCATCAAGGGGGAACATCAGCAGGCATTTGAGCAACGAACGGGAGCAACGCTAATCGGTGAAGTCACCGGTACTGGCGTATTAACGATTATGCATGAGGATGAAACACATATCTTCGATGCTCCAGTTCAAGAGCTTGAAGCAGCCTGGAAAGGAGCCATTCCATGTTTGGTGAAATCAAAGGCTTAA
- the purF gene encoding amidophosphoribosyltransferase, translating into MFGEIKGLNEECGVFGIWGHPDAASLTYYGLHSLQHRGQEGAGIVTTDGDRLYNHKGLGLVNDVFGPGDLEKLEGNGAIGHVRYSTAGGGGYENVQPLVFRSQNGGLALAHNGNLVNANALKHQLEGQGSIFQTTSDTEVLAHLIKRSGYLSQREKVKNALTMVKGAYAFIMMTEKEMMVALDPHGLRPLSLGILEGAYVVASETCAFDLIGAEYIRDVQPGELLIISENGLESERFSSSISRAICSMEYIYFSRPDSNIENINVHTARKQLGKQLAKEAPIEADIVTGVPDSSISAAIGYAEESGIPYEMGLIKNRYVGRTFIQPSQELRERGVKMKLSPVRGVVEGKRVVIVDDSIVRGTTSRRIVTMLREAGAKEVHVRISAPPIISPCYYGIDTSNSGELIAAKMSVAEMCEEIGADSLTFLTTDGMTTAIGREEKDSSCGQCLGCFTGNYPTEIYPDTVHPYEKV; encoded by the coding sequence ATGTTTGGTGAAATCAAAGGCTTAAATGAAGAGTGTGGCGTATTTGGTATCTGGGGTCACCCAGATGCTGCGTCGTTAACGTATTACGGTCTTCATAGCTTACAGCATCGTGGTCAGGAAGGTGCGGGTATTGTCACTACTGACGGTGATCGTCTCTATAACCATAAAGGACTTGGTCTTGTGAATGATGTCTTTGGACCAGGTGATCTTGAGAAGCTTGAAGGAAATGGTGCGATCGGCCATGTGAGGTATTCAACTGCTGGAGGTGGGGGATATGAGAACGTTCAGCCTCTTGTATTCCGCTCACAAAATGGTGGCCTTGCTCTTGCGCATAATGGAAACTTAGTAAATGCCAATGCGCTTAAGCACCAGCTCGAAGGTCAGGGGAGTATTTTTCAAACAACGTCCGATACAGAAGTGCTAGCCCATCTTATTAAACGAAGCGGCTACTTAAGTCAGCGTGAAAAAGTAAAGAATGCCCTCACAATGGTGAAAGGGGCTTATGCTTTCATTATGATGACGGAGAAAGAGATGATGGTCGCTCTTGATCCCCATGGATTGAGACCACTCTCATTAGGCATTTTAGAAGGGGCATATGTTGTTGCTTCGGAAACATGCGCCTTTGATTTAATTGGTGCGGAATATATTCGTGATGTTCAGCCAGGCGAGCTTTTGATCATTAGCGAGAACGGTTTGGAATCAGAGCGATTCTCTTCTTCGATCTCACGTGCTATTTGTTCAATGGAGTACATCTACTTTTCTAGACCAGATAGCAATATTGAGAATATTAACGTGCATACGGCTCGTAAACAGCTTGGCAAACAGCTTGCTAAAGAAGCGCCAATTGAAGCGGATATCGTAACGGGTGTTCCAGACTCAAGCATTTCAGCTGCGATTGGATATGCAGAAGAATCAGGTATCCCATATGAAATGGGCTTAATAAAAAATCGCTATGTGGGCAGAACGTTTATCCAACCTTCTCAGGAGTTACGGGAGCGCGGTGTGAAGATGAAGCTTTCACCAGTTCGAGGAGTTGTTGAGGGCAAGCGTGTCGTGATTGTTGATGATTCAATTGTAAGAGGGACAACAAGCAGACGAATCGTTACAATGCTTCGTGAAGCAGGAGCGAAAGAGGTTCACGTTCGCATTAGTGCGCCTCCGATTATCAGCCCATGCTATTACGGAATTGATACATCGAACTCAGGTGAATTGATTGCGGCGAAGATGAGCGTAGCAGAGATGTGTGAAGAAATAGGTGCTGATTCTCTAACCTTTCTTACAACAGATGGCATGACCACTGCGATCGGCAGAGAAGAGAAAGATTCATCGTGTGGTCAGTGTCTAGGTTGTTTTACAGGCAACTATCCAACGGAAATTTATCCTGATACCGTTCATCCTTACGAAAAAGTTTAA
- the purM gene encoding phosphoribosylformylglycinamidine cyclo-ligase has product MAQAYRQAGVNIEAGYEAVDRIKPHVKKTMRKGVMGGLGGFGGMFDLSELDYEKPVLVSGTDGVGTKLMLAIQLDQHDTIGIDCVAMCVNDVVAQGAEPLYFLDYIATGKLAPERIEEIVKGVAEGCSQAGCALIGGETAEMPDMYQENDYDLAGFTVGAVEKSKLITTENVREGNVLIGLASNGIHSNGFSLVRKVLLKDHKMDLATSYDELDSTLGEALLAPTRIYVKPVLNVLKSHTVNGIAHITGGGFEENIPRMLPEGLAAQIDYGSWPIPPIFDLIEKKGNLARKEMFTTFNMGVGMVLAVPEDEAVNVIKALEQDGERAYMIGRVVKGEGIEFGGGDLS; this is encoded by the coding sequence ATGGCACAAGCATACAGGCAGGCAGGCGTTAACATAGAAGCAGGTTATGAAGCGGTGGATCGCATTAAGCCCCACGTAAAGAAAACAATGCGCAAAGGTGTAATGGGCGGACTTGGTGGTTTCGGTGGCATGTTCGATCTGTCAGAACTAGATTATGAGAAACCAGTTCTTGTTTCAGGAACGGACGGTGTTGGAACAAAGCTCATGCTTGCTATTCAACTCGATCAGCATGATACGATTGGCATTGATTGTGTGGCAATGTGCGTAAATGACGTTGTCGCACAAGGGGCAGAGCCTCTCTATTTTCTTGATTACATTGCAACTGGAAAGCTTGCACCAGAGCGAATTGAGGAAATTGTAAAAGGTGTGGCTGAAGGCTGTTCACAGGCAGGCTGTGCCTTAATTGGTGGAGAAACAGCTGAAATGCCTGATATGTATCAAGAAAACGACTATGATCTTGCTGGATTTACTGTGGGAGCTGTTGAAAAGTCGAAGCTTATTACGACAGAGAATGTGAGAGAAGGAAATGTCCTAATCGGTCTTGCTTCAAACGGCATTCACAGCAACGGTTTTTCCCTTGTACGTAAAGTGTTGCTGAAAGATCATAAGATGGATCTTGCAACCTCTTATGATGAGCTTGATTCAACGCTTGGAGAGGCGTTACTTGCCCCGACGCGTATTTATGTTAAACCGGTTTTAAATGTTCTTAAATCGCACACTGTGAATGGGATTGCCCATATAACAGGCGGTGGTTTTGAAGAGAATATTCCGCGTATGCTTCCTGAAGGACTGGCAGCCCAAATTGATTATGGCTCATGGCCGATTCCTCCAATCTTTGATTTAATCGAAAAGAAAGGAAATCTTGCTCGTAAGGAAATGTTTACAACGTTTAATATGGGCGTAGGTATGGTACTTGCTGTGCCGGAAGATGAGGCTGTTAATGTCATTAAAGCTCTTGAACAGGATGGCGAACGAGCTTATATGATTGGGCGCGTAGTCAAAGGAGAAGGAATTGAATTTGGAGGCGGTGACCTGTCGTGA